GTACGAGGATTACGCCTGTCCACACTGTGCGACCTACTCGGAGTCCGTCTATCCGCAGATTCGCGACGACTACCTCACTGATGGAACCGTTCGCTACGAGTTCCACGACTTCCCCATTCCGGTCGACGAGACCGCTTCCTGGCAGGCCGCGAGTGCCGCACGCGCCGTTCAGGACAACGCCGGCGACGAAGCCTACTTCACCTACTCCGAGCGCCTGTTCGCGAACCAGAATCAACTGGGCCCGGACACCTACGCCGACCTCACCGAGGGACTGGATGTCGACGGCGAGACAGTCCGTGCGGCCGCGACGGGGGAGCTGTACCGCCCGACAGTGTCCGGGGACCGCGATGCCGGTATGGACCGCGGCGTCTCGGGGACGCCGACCGTGTTCGTCAACGACGAGCCCGTCGAGTGGAGCGAGATCGCCTACGAGCCGGTTCGGTCGGCTATCGAGGACGCACGGAGCGACGGATGAAGGACTCGCCGCGGGTAACGGTGCTCCGACTGGGCCACCGGCCCGGCCGGGACGAGCGGATGACGACTCACGTTGGCCTGACCGCACGCGCGCTCGGTGCCGACAAGGTCGTGCTTGCAAACGCCGCCCGGAATCAGGCTGACACCGTTATCGACATCACCGAAAGGTTCGGCGGCCCCTTCGACGTGGCCGCCACCGAGGAGCCAAAGCGGCTCATCCGCGATTTCGAGGGGCACGTCGTTCACCTGACGATGTACGGCGAACCGGTCCAAGACGTCGAAGACGACGTTCGCGAGGCCCACGCCGAAGACCCGCTGCTGGTCGTCGTCGGCGCGGAAAAGGTCCCCTTCGAAGTGTACGAACACGCCGACTGGAACGTCGGCGTCACCAACCAGCCACACTCAGAGGTCGCCTCGCTGGCCGTCTTCCTCGACCGCCTGTTCGAGGGCCGGGAACTCGACCGCGAATGGGAGAACCCCGACAGGGTAGTCGTTCCACAGGAGACCGGCAAGCGAGTCGTCGACCCCGACGAGGAGTGATACCCACGCAGTTGTGCCGCGGACCTTTTATCCCTCGACGCTAACTGTGGCGCAGATGTCGCGTCACAACGTGTTGGTCGTCGTCGCTGACAGTCTCCGCGCCCGGAACACCTCCGTCTTGGGCTATCGGCGGGAGACCACGCCTTTCCTCGACGCCTTCGCCGAGGAGGCGACGGTGTACACGCAGGCCCGCAGCCCGAGCAACTGGACCGTCCCCAGCCACGTCAGCATGTTCACAGGTCACGAGGTCCACGAACACGGCGTCGACCACACCGCCAGACTCGACGCCGGCCATAGCATCTTCGAGGAGTTGGCTGAAGCGGGCTACGACACGGGATTGTTCTCCGACAATCCGTTCCTGACCGACCACGAATCTGGGCTCGACGAGGTGTTTCAGACGGCCGTCGGCTCGCCCGAGCAGTACGACTCGGAATACGAGACGAACGGCTCGCTGGGCGACTGGCCCAACGGCTTCTGGTACGCCGACCGAACGCTACAGTGGATCGACGAGCGTGAGAGCGAGTGGGCCGCCTGCATCAACCTGATGGACACCCACCGCCCGTACGAACCACTCGCCGAGTACGATGAATGGAGCGACAAGCGCTCCCGCGAACTACAGGAGTCGATGGGGTTCAAGTGGCACTGGGAGTTCCTTTCGGGGAATCTGTCGCTTGGCTTTGCGAGCATTCTCGAACAGATATACGACGGCGCGGTCCGGCAGGCCGACGCCATCTTCGAGACCCTGATCCGCGGACTGGACGAGCAGGGCGTCCTCGACGATACGCTGGTCGTCTTCGCCGGCGACCACGGCGAGGGGTTCGGCGAACCGACAGCGATCCCGGCAGAGCCGCCGGCCGTCAGCCACCGGATCGGAACCCACGACACCATGTACCACGTCCCGCTCGTCGTCCGTGCCCCCGGCCAGCGGCACGGTCACCGCGTCATGGACTTGGCGACGCTCAGCCGGTTCCCCGACGCAGTCCGCGAAATTGCACTGGGCGAAGGCCACACGGACGGCCCGGCGTTTGCTTCGCCAGACGGGACCGTCGTCGCGTCTCAGGCCCCCATCGGTCCGGCAATGCGCGAGGAAGCCGAACGGA
The Haloarcula sp. CBA1129 genome window above contains:
- a CDS encoding thioredoxin domain-containing protein, whose protein sequence is MTRFTRRGVLSATTVALGAIAGCSGGSSEGEPTGSAETPTPIPGQPLSTPVAGDPEADVTVTVYEDYACPHCATYSESVYPQIRDDYLTDGTVRYEFHDFPIPVDETASWQAASAARAVQDNAGDEAYFTYSERLFANQNQLGPDTYADLTEGLDVDGETVRAAATGELYRPTVSGDRDAGMDRGVSGTPTVFVNDEPVEWSEIAYEPVRSAIEDARSDG
- a CDS encoding tRNA (cytidine(56)-2'-O)-methyltransferase is translated as MKDSPRVTVLRLGHRPGRDERMTTHVGLTARALGADKVVLANAARNQADTVIDITERFGGPFDVAATEEPKRLIRDFEGHVVHLTMYGEPVQDVEDDVREAHAEDPLLVVVGAEKVPFEVYEHADWNVGVTNQPHSEVASLAVFLDRLFEGRELDREWENPDRVVVPQETGKRVVDPDEE
- a CDS encoding sulfatase; the encoded protein is MSRHNVLVVVADSLRARNTSVLGYRRETTPFLDAFAEEATVYTQARSPSNWTVPSHVSMFTGHEVHEHGVDHTARLDAGHSIFEELAEAGYDTGLFSDNPFLTDHESGLDEVFQTAVGSPEQYDSEYETNGSLGDWPNGFWYADRTLQWIDERESEWAACINLMDTHRPYEPLAEYDEWSDKRSRELQESMGFKWHWEFLSGNLSLGFASILEQIYDGAVRQADAIFETLIRGLDEQGVLDDTLVVFAGDHGEGFGEPTAIPAEPPAVSHRIGTHDTMYHVPLVVRAPGQRHGHRVMDLATLSRFPDAVREIALGEGHTDGPAFASPDGTVVASQAPIGPAMREEAERICGDAEPFAKHARLVYHDRPGDEVRKRAAWGDSARESVIKGCGGTAEDHDIDAAAIRNHFDSDRYADVDIATPLEGYTEFENASDTQFADDLDERLEALGYK